A DNA window from Dehalogenimonas sp. THU2 contains the following coding sequences:
- a CDS encoding ABC transporter permease: MKAMQQLIIANFKQFFRDKTAVFFTFAFPLIFIFLFGMVFGGDNSVNYSVGLVNNDDSPIGQNIAEAIGSVPIFTISEDSLEASIDALKNGELAAVIVIPENIEPTIGAGNNAALTLYHDPSQTQTSQIILPVMRQIVDEFNRQLTQAPVLLSLSEESILSTSLRFIDFFVPGILALSIMQSGLFGVLPLVEWREKKVLKRLGVTPLSRSTVVISQLAFRLVLAVIQAAILLIIANLVFGVPVLGSWLMMIGLVVLGTLVFIALGYVVAARVRTVEGATPIVNLISFPMMFLSGIFWPVEIMPDFIRPVISAMPLTYLGDAFRQVMVGSPPLYPMSVDILVLVAWLIVCMILTVRFFRWE, translated from the coding sequence ATGAAAGCCATGCAGCAATTGATCATCGCTAATTTCAAGCAGTTCTTCCGCGATAAAACAGCGGTCTTTTTTACCTTCGCCTTCCCGTTGATCTTCATATTCCTTTTCGGCATGGTCTTCGGCGGCGACAACTCCGTCAACTATAGTGTCGGCTTGGTGAATAATGATGATTCACCGATTGGGCAAAATATCGCAGAAGCCATTGGCAGTGTTCCTATCTTTACTATCTCCGAAGACAGTCTCGAAGCGTCGATCGATGCTTTGAAAAACGGCGAATTGGCCGCCGTCATCGTCATACCTGAGAATATCGAACCGACTATCGGCGCGGGCAATAACGCCGCTCTGACCCTCTATCATGATCCATCACAAACTCAAACGTCGCAGATCATCCTCCCGGTCATGCGTCAGATCGTCGATGAATTCAACCGGCAATTGACCCAAGCGCCGGTACTGTTGAGCCTTTCAGAAGAATCGATCCTGTCCACCAGCCTGAGATTCATCGATTTCTTCGTGCCAGGCATCCTGGCTTTGTCCATCATGCAAAGCGGCCTCTTTGGTGTCTTACCGCTAGTCGAATGGCGTGAAAAGAAAGTCCTCAAACGCCTGGGCGTCACTCCCCTTTCCCGCTCCACCGTGGTCATCAGCCAATTAGCTTTCCGGCTGGTACTTGCGGTGATCCAGGCAGCCATCCTGTTGATCATCGCCAACCTGGTATTCGGTGTTCCAGTTCTGGGCAGCTGGCTCATGATGATAGGTCTTGTGGTATTGGGGACCCTGGTGTTCATCGCACTTGGTTACGTGGTGGCCGCCCGGGTCAGGACGGTCGAGGGCGCCACCCCCATCGTCAACCTGATATCCTTCCCCATGATGTTCTTATCCGGTATTTTTTGGCCGGTGGAAATTATGCCGGACTTCATCCGTCCCGTGATCTCAGCTATGCCACTGACTTACCTCGGAGACGCTTTCCGGCAAGTGATGGTAGGTTCCCCTCCCCTATATCCAATGAGCGTCGATATCCTGGTACTGGTCGCATGGCTGATCGTATGTATGATCCTCACCGTGCGTTTCTTCCGCTGGGAATAG
- the hpt gene encoding hypoxanthine phosphoribosyltransferase, with protein MTSRYSLKLLYPRDEIAGEVRRMAERISVDYAGKDLLVIGVLKGAAIFLSDLVRAITIPVEFDFIGLASYGDRVTSCGEVKITAYPTSAMEGRHLLVVEDIVDTGLCVDSLLKFLKERNPASLKLCALLDKPVRRQVPVNIDYSAFTIPDKFVVGYGLDYAQRYRNLPGIHTLEEAADD; from the coding sequence GTGACCAGCCGCTACAGTCTGAAGCTTTTGTATCCCCGCGACGAGATCGCCGGAGAGGTGCGTCGTATGGCGGAGCGTATTTCGGTTGATTACGCCGGAAAGGATCTGTTGGTTATCGGTGTACTGAAAGGCGCGGCTATTTTCCTGTCTGACCTGGTGCGGGCCATAACAATCCCTGTTGAGTTTGATTTCATCGGACTGGCCAGCTACGGCGACAGAGTGACGAGTTGCGGCGAAGTGAAAATAACCGCATATCCTACCTCGGCGATGGAAGGCAGACATCTGCTGGTGGTTGAAGACATCGTCGATACCGGACTATGCGTCGATTCCCTGCTGAAATTCCTGAAGGAACGGAATCCCGCTTCATTGAAACTATGCGCTTTGCTGGATAAACCGGTCAGGCGGCAGGTGCCAGTGAATATCGATTATTCAGCTTTTACGATTCCGGATAAATTTGTGGTGGGATACGGACTGGATTACGCTCAACGATATCGCAACCTGCCGGGGATCCATACACTGGAGGAGGCTGCCGATGACTGA
- the queA gene encoding tRNA preQ1(34) S-adenosylmethionine ribosyltransferase-isomerase QueA, whose amino-acid sequence MKTSDFDYHLPEKLIAQTPAEPRDSSRLLVLDRESGTTAHRRFADVVDYLQPGDALVFNDSRVIPARLYGRKKDTGASVEVLLLIRQGLNEWQALIKPAKRLNAGAVVELFDKNGAISGVTFEILAKDDDGTASLRFSDENRLAELGILALPPYIHHQLSEWESERYQTVYSKVSGSVAAPTAGLHFTPRLLEQIEARGVKLLFVTLHIGLDTFRPVKEEDPSRHPIHSEYAILPPETAEAINHVKAAGGRVFGVGTSAVRTLEWAAMTGGMPLKPFEGWVELFILPGFEYRVIDKLITNFHLPKGTPLMLAAAFAGWDKLKAAYDEAVAGEYRFFSFGDGMLIL is encoded by the coding sequence TTGAAAACATCCGATTTCGACTACCACCTGCCCGAAAAGCTGATAGCTCAAACACCGGCCGAACCCCGCGACAGTTCCCGCCTGCTGGTGCTGGATCGGGAAAGCGGCACCACCGCTCATCGCCGCTTCGCCGATGTCGTCGATTACCTTCAGCCGGGCGATGCCCTGGTCTTCAATGATTCCAGGGTAATTCCCGCCCGCCTTTACGGCCGTAAGAAAGATACCGGAGCCAGTGTCGAGGTGTTGCTGCTTATCCGGCAGGGGCTCAACGAATGGCAGGCGCTGATAAAACCCGCCAAACGCCTGAACGCCGGGGCGGTCGTCGAACTGTTCGATAAGAACGGGGCGATCAGCGGCGTGACCTTCGAGATACTGGCGAAAGATGATGACGGTACCGCCTCTTTACGCTTTTCCGATGAGAACCGGCTGGCTGAACTGGGCATCTTGGCCTTGCCGCCCTATATCCATCATCAGCTGTCGGAATGGGAATCCGAGCGCTACCAGACGGTTTATTCAAAAGTGAGCGGCAGCGTGGCGGCGCCCACCGCCGGGCTCCATTTCACGCCGCGCCTGCTGGAGCAAATCGAGGCCAGGGGCGTCAAACTGCTGTTCGTGACCCTGCATATCGGCCTGGATACCTTCCGTCCGGTCAAAGAGGAAGACCCCTCCCGCCACCCGATCCACAGTGAATACGCCATACTACCGCCGGAAACGGCAGAGGCGATAAATCACGTCAAAGCCGCCGGGGGCAGGGTGTTCGGCGTCGGGACATCGGCGGTGCGGACGCTGGAGTGGGCGGCGATGACCGGCGGGATGCCGCTCAAGCCGTTCGAGGGATGGGTGGAGCTTTTCATACTGCCGGGATTCGAGTACCGGGTGATCGACAAACTGATCACCAATTTTCATTTGCCTAAAGGCACGCCACTGATGCTGGCGGCGGCTTTCGCCGGTTGGGACAAACTCAAAGCCGCTTATGATGAAGCGGTCGCCGGGGAATACCGGTTCTTCAGTTTCGGCGACGGTATGTTGATACTTTAA
- the panD gene encoding aspartate 1-decarboxylase, which yields MRTMLHSKIHRARVTRCDLDYEGSITIDRDLLQAADILPFEQVQVLNLNNGARFATYVIEGEAGSGEIGLNGAAARCACKGDIVIILTYDQVAEADLAGHMPKLVYVNEQNRITSVKQAIGAIFF from the coding sequence ATGAGAACGATGTTACACAGCAAAATTCACCGGGCGCGGGTCACCCGCTGCGATCTGGACTACGAGGGCAGCATCACCATCGACCGGGACCTGCTGCAGGCCGCGGACATCCTGCCTTTTGAGCAGGTGCAGGTGCTGAACCTCAACAACGGCGCCCGTTTCGCCACCTATGTCATCGAGGGTGAGGCCGGCAGCGGTGAGATCGGCCTCAATGGCGCCGCCGCCCGCTGCGCCTGTAAGGGAGACATCGTCATTATTTTGACCTACGATCAGGTGGCAGAGGCTGACCTCGCCGGTCACATGCCCAAGCTGGTGTATGTGAATGAGCAGAACCGGATCACCTCCGTGAAACAGGCGATAGGAGCGATTTTCTTTTAG
- the panB gene encoding 3-methyl-2-oxobutanoate hydroxymethyltransferase codes for MRTTIQQVRDFKAKGEKFAVLTAYDYATARIVDRAGIPVILVGDSLGMVVLGYESTIPVTMDEMIHHTKAVVRGTDKAMVVADMPFMTYHITVEETLRNAARFIQEAGAQAVKLEGGVTVADKVRKLVDCGIPVMGHIGLTPQSVNQLSGYKVQGRNLQAAKKLLADARALESAGAFAVVLETMPTELSAYISSKITIPTIGIGAGAGCDGQVQVISDLLGLFTDFVPKHAGQYARLADLIADAVTAYAADVKNGSFPTLHQSFTMEEAVIEDLKREDESP; via the coding sequence ATGAGAACCACCATTCAGCAGGTCCGGGATTTCAAGGCGAAAGGCGAGAAATTCGCCGTGCTCACCGCCTATGATTACGCCACCGCCCGAATCGTCGACCGCGCCGGGATCCCGGTGATACTGGTCGGCGATTCCCTGGGTATGGTCGTCCTGGGGTATGAATCAACCATTCCGGTGACCATGGACGAGATGATCCACCATACCAAAGCCGTCGTCCGCGGCACCGATAAAGCCATGGTCGTGGCCGACATGCCCTTCATGACCTATCACATCACCGTCGAAGAAACCCTCCGCAACGCCGCCCGCTTCATCCAGGAGGCCGGCGCCCAGGCGGTCAAACTGGAGGGCGGCGTCACCGTGGCCGATAAGGTCAGAAAACTGGTCGATTGCGGCATACCGGTGATGGGCCATATCGGCCTGACGCCCCAATCGGTCAACCAGTTGAGCGGCTACAAGGTCCAGGGCCGGAACCTCCAGGCGGCAAAGAAACTCCTGGCCGACGCCCGGGCACTGGAATCAGCCGGGGCTTTCGCGGTTGTACTTGAGACCATGCCTACGGAACTGTCGGCCTACATTTCATCGAAGATCACCATCCCCACCATCGGCATCGGCGCCGGCGCCGGGTGCGACGGCCAGGTGCAGGTCATTTCAGACCTGTTGGGACTGTTCACCGATTTCGTGCCCAAACACGCCGGCCAGTACGCCAGGCTCGCCGACCTGATAGCCGATGCTGTCACCGCCTATGCCGCCGATGTTAAAAACGGGAGTTTCCCCACCCTGCACCAGAGTTTCACCATGGAAGAAGCCGTCATCGAGGACTTGAAACGGGAAGATGAGAGTCCTTAA
- a CDS encoding MFS transporter, with translation MTAAGEQPRIEHPQSGREKKLLGVRPNVFYLGLVSFFTDVSSEMIFTLVPLFLANVLGVPPAVIGLVGGVSDSTEALVKIYSGRLADRFRRYKALSVAGYGLSTLAKPFMYLASHWGMVLGVRFADRLGKGLRTSPRDALIAASVEPKERGRSFGLHKAMDSAGAFLGLFIAAGVIYLTQRGAVDLTQDTFRLLIVIGIIPAIISVIILATKVKEPPKADQIGVEKIGFRATVSGMNREFKLFLLVLGIFTLGNSSNFFAILRAQNLGNSVLDITLMLVVFNITYFLSATPAGILSDRFGRRRLMMAGWGIYALTFLGFAVAAESWHIWLLFAVFGVYYGIVEGVAKAFVADLVPQEKRGTAFGLYHGVLGLLLLPASLIAGFLWQEVSPASPFYFGAALAFAAMVGLAVLVRPAKTI, from the coding sequence ATGACCGCAGCAGGCGAACAGCCTCGTATCGAACACCCCCAATCCGGGCGCGAAAAGAAACTACTTGGCGTCCGTCCCAATGTGTTTTACCTGGGGCTGGTAAGTTTTTTCACCGACGTCTCCAGTGAGATGATCTTTACCCTGGTGCCGCTGTTCCTGGCTAACGTGCTGGGGGTGCCGCCGGCGGTGATCGGCCTGGTCGGCGGTGTTTCCGACAGCACCGAAGCGCTGGTCAAGATATACAGCGGGCGGTTGGCCGACCGGTTCCGGCGTTACAAGGCGCTTTCGGTGGCCGGTTATGGGCTTTCGACGCTGGCCAAGCCGTTCATGTACCTGGCCAGCCACTGGGGCATGGTGCTGGGAGTCCGGTTCGCCGACCGGCTGGGCAAGGGGCTGCGCACCTCTCCGCGGGACGCGCTTATCGCCGCTTCCGTAGAACCGAAGGAACGCGGGCGCAGTTTCGGGCTGCATAAGGCGATGGACAGCGCCGGCGCCTTCCTGGGCCTGTTCATCGCCGCCGGGGTGATCTACCTGACCCAGCGGGGCGCGGTGGATCTGACCCAGGATACCTTCAGACTGCTGATCGTTATCGGCATCATCCCGGCTATCATCTCGGTGATCATTTTAGCGACTAAAGTGAAGGAACCACCGAAAGCGGATCAGATCGGGGTCGAAAAGATCGGCTTCCGGGCTACGGTGAGCGGCATGAACCGGGAATTCAAACTGTTTCTCCTGGTGCTCGGTATTTTTACCCTCGGTAATTCCAGCAATTTCTTCGCTATCCTGAGGGCTCAGAATTTGGGTAATTCGGTACTCGACATAACGCTGATGCTGGTGGTGTTCAACATCACCTATTTCCTGTCCGCCACACCCGCCGGAATTTTGTCCGACAGATTTGGACGGCGGCGGTTGATGATGGCGGGGTGGGGTATTTACGCCCTGACTTTCCTGGGATTCGCCGTCGCCGCGGAGAGCTGGCATATCTGGCTGCTGTTCGCGGTCTTCGGCGTTTATTACGGTATCGTCGAAGGAGTGGCCAAGGCATTCGTAGCTGACCTGGTCCCTCAGGAGAAACGGGGCACCGCCTTCGGGTTGTATCACGGGGTACTTGGTTTGCTGCTGTTGCCGGCCAGCCTGATCGCCGGTTTCCTGTGGCAGGAAGTCAGCCCGGCCAGCCCCTTCTACTTTGGGGCGGCTCTGGCATTTGCGGCCATGGTGGGGTTGGCGGTGCTGGTCAGACCGGCTAAGACAATATAA
- the surE gene encoding 5'/3'-nucleotidase SurE has translation MKILISNDDGIHSAGLWTLAAHLKQIGPVTIVAPDREQSATGTALTLRQPLRVGKVASQLPGVDCWATEGLPGDAMILGLERIVQKPVGLAVSGINNGPNLGDDVLISGTVGAALQAYLRNVPAMAVSTFNIESTNHETPARLAAIIAGDIASGRLSGEFFLNVNAPDIPLERIKGIRLTNLAHKTHIDTVQEGHDGRREFYWLVRRKLDFEAAEDTDIKAIEQDCISVTELHANLFRKPAIDGLQALCDDWFDRLRVLKPST, from the coding sequence ATGAAGATACTCATCTCCAACGACGACGGTATCCATTCCGCGGGATTGTGGACCCTGGCCGCTCACCTGAAACAGATCGGTCCGGTCACCATCGTCGCTCCCGACCGGGAACAGAGCGCCACAGGCACGGCATTGACCCTGCGCCAGCCGCTAAGAGTGGGCAAGGTGGCTTCCCAGTTGCCCGGCGTGGATTGCTGGGCTACCGAAGGACTGCCCGGTGATGCCATGATCCTGGGATTGGAACGCATCGTGCAAAAACCGGTCGGTCTGGCGGTTTCGGGCATCAACAACGGCCCCAACCTCGGCGATGACGTGCTGATCTCCGGCACCGTCGGCGCGGCGTTGCAGGCTTACCTCCGGAACGTCCCGGCTATGGCCGTCTCCACCTTCAATATCGAATCCACCAACCACGAGACCCCGGCACGCCTGGCCGCCATTATCGCCGGGGACATCGCCTCGGGCCGGCTCTCGGGTGAATTCTTTCTGAACGTCAACGCCCCGGATATCCCGCTGGAACGGATCAAGGGGATTCGGCTCACCAACCTGGCGCACAAGACCCATATCGACACCGTGCAGGAAGGCCACGACGGACGGCGGGAGTTCTACTGGCTGGTGCGCCGCAAGCTGGATTTCGAGGCCGCGGAAGACACCGATATCAAGGCTATCGAGCAGGACTGCATTTCCGTCACCGAACTTCACGCCAACCTGTTCCGGAAACCGGCCATCGACGGTCTTCAGGCCTTATGCGACGATTGGTTCGACAGGCTTCGTGTACTCAAGCCATCGACTTAA
- the panC gene encoding pantoate--beta-alanine ligase — translation MRVLKTIGELRDYRGGLKGSVGLVPTMGFLHEGHLSLVRRSIIECDHTVVSIFVNPTQFGPAEDFNNYPRDTERDLGLLESAGANAVFLPGVEEMYAPGADTLVLPGRIADRLEGAVRPGHFKGVATVVLKLFNLAQPHRAYFGQKDAQQVAVIRKMVADLNVPVEVVVMPTVREADGLAMSSRNSYLTTEERQAATVLYRSLRLAEDLIAAGERDPVIVRQRMIDLINTEPLASIDYVSVADASSLEELTFVAKPALISLAVRIGRTRLIDNIILS, via the coding sequence ATGAGAGTCCTTAAAACTATCGGCGAGCTTCGGGATTACCGCGGCGGGCTTAAGGGGTCCGTCGGGTTGGTGCCGACCATGGGTTTCCTGCACGAAGGTCATCTTTCCCTGGTTCGGCGATCGATTATCGAATGCGATCATACCGTCGTCAGTATTTTCGTCAACCCCACCCAGTTCGGCCCCGCCGAGGACTTCAACAATTATCCGCGGGACACCGAACGGGATCTGGGACTGCTCGAATCGGCCGGCGCCAACGCTGTTTTCCTGCCGGGCGTCGAGGAAATGTATGCCCCCGGCGCCGACACCCTGGTATTGCCCGGCAGGATCGCCGACCGCCTGGAAGGCGCCGTCCGCCCCGGTCACTTCAAGGGCGTGGCCACGGTGGTGCTCAAACTCTTCAACCTGGCCCAGCCGCACCGCGCCTATTTCGGACAAAAGGACGCTCAACAGGTGGCGGTTATCCGGAAGATGGTGGCCGACCTGAACGTCCCGGTCGAGGTGGTCGTGATGCCGACGGTGCGGGAGGCAGACGGCTTGGCCATGAGCAGCCGGAACAGCTATCTCACCACTGAAGAGAGGCAGGCGGCCACGGTTCTCTATCGCTCGCTTCGCCTGGCTGAAGACCTGATCGCCGCGGGAGAGAGAGACCCGGTCATCGTCAGACAACGGATGATCGATCTCATTAACACCGAACCCCTGGCGAGTATCGATTACGTCAGCGTCGCCGACGCCTCCAGCCTTGAGGAACTCACTTTCGTCGCCAAACCTGCCCTGATATCGCTGGCGGTCAGGATAGGCCGGACGCGGTTGATCGACAACATTATATTGTCTTAG
- a CDS encoding zinc ribbon domain-containing protein, whose amino-acid sequence MNASDMGDTKITCARCHTSIDTAASSVPTKFCPNCGNKLETPPAANPRSRASFCPSCGKGLSAPFDYCPSCGVPLSGPQESIRMEMPEETPPTPAEIAAAKKAPAAIASSAPGEERQIITDPKLKKLYKQWAAHSDLPEEAMPVMERPRPVPTPTPTYKAARSGFDRSSFLTDIPPIYLFIAGTIIVGLLLILAIIIAL is encoded by the coding sequence ATGAACGCTTCAGATATGGGCGACACCAAAATCACCTGTGCCCGATGCCATACCAGCATCGACACCGCCGCGTCATCGGTACCGACAAAATTCTGCCCCAATTGCGGCAACAAATTGGAAACGCCGCCGGCCGCCAACCCCAGGTCACGGGCTAGTTTTTGCCCGTCGTGTGGCAAGGGGCTCTCGGCGCCGTTCGATTACTGTCCATCCTGCGGCGTCCCGCTGAGCGGGCCGCAGGAATCGATCCGCATGGAAATGCCTGAGGAAACGCCCCCGACCCCCGCCGAAATCGCCGCTGCCAAAAAAGCACCCGCGGCTATCGCATCGAGTGCCCCGGGAGAAGAGCGGCAGATCATCACCGATCCCAAGCTCAAGAAACTCTATAAGCAATGGGCTGCCCATTCCGACCTGCCGGAAGAAGCGATGCCGGTCATGGAACGCCCCCGTCCAGTACCCACGCCTACACCAACATATAAAGCTGCCCGGTCCGGTTTCGACCGATCCAGTTTCCTGACTGACATCCCCCCAATCTATTTATTCATCGCCGGTACGATTATAGTCGGGTTGCTGCTTATACTTGCCATCATCATTGCGCTTTAA
- a CDS encoding cysteine synthase family protein produces METAANILQTIGNTPLVRINNLSPNENVTIYAKLEGFNPTGSIKDRIALSMIRQAEMEGKLTKGKTIIEPTSGNTGVALAMIGTVKGYDVEIVMSSAVSIERIKMIKAFGGKVTLTDGKLGTDGAIIKARQLVQEHPEKYFMPDQFSNEYNKIAHYRTTGEEIWKQIGGKVDYFVSSLGTSGTLMGVGKVLKEHNPQIKTVCAHPVRGHYIQGLKNMEEAIVPSIYDPSQIDITVMVESEAAQEMTRKIVAREGIFVGMSSGAAMYAAVQTAKSIDSGTIVVIFPDRGEKYLSTTLFDE; encoded by the coding sequence ATGGAAACTGCTGCCAATATTCTCCAGACTATCGGTAACACTCCTCTCGTCAGGATCAACAATTTAAGTCCCAACGAGAATGTAACTATCTACGCCAAACTCGAGGGCTTCAATCCAACCGGAAGTATCAAGGACAGAATTGCCTTAAGCATGATCCGGCAGGCTGAAATGGAAGGCAAATTAACCAAGGGCAAAACGATCATCGAACCCACTTCCGGCAATACCGGGGTGGCCCTGGCCATGATCGGCACGGTCAAGGGCTATGATGTCGAGATCGTCATGAGCAGTGCCGTTTCCATTGAAAGAATCAAGATGATCAAAGCCTTTGGCGGAAAGGTGACATTAACCGACGGAAAACTGGGTACGGACGGCGCGATAATCAAAGCCCGGCAATTGGTTCAAGAGCATCCTGAGAAGTATTTCATGCCGGATCAGTTTTCCAACGAGTACAACAAGATCGCCCATTACAGGACTACGGGAGAAGAGATCTGGAAACAGATCGGCGGTAAGGTAGACTACTTCGTTTCCTCTTTGGGAACTTCAGGCACTCTTATGGGAGTTGGTAAGGTGCTAAAGGAACACAACCCTCAAATCAAAACGGTCTGCGCCCATCCGGTGAGAGGGCACTATATTCAAGGGTTGAAGAACATGGAAGAAGCTATCGTCCCCTCGATATACGACCCCTCGCAGATCGATATTACGGTGATGGTCGAGTCTGAGGCGGCACAGGAAATGACCAGGAAAATTGTAGCCCGGGAGGGGATTTTCGTCGGTATGAGCAGCGGCGCCGCGATGTATGCGGCGGTTCAAACTGCCAAAAGCATAGATTCAGGAACAATCGTGGTGATCTTTCCGGACAGGGGAGAAAAATACCTTAGTACAACACTATTCGATGAATAA
- a CDS encoding DUF2520 domain-containing protein → MPDRDLKIGFTGAGKVATALALGLTDAGYTVNAIASRSLGSAEKLAARLPSAAAGIDPQSVADAADLIFITTPDAAIPGVAASIKAGPGKMVCHTSAADPVDVLEPLRRQGAVTGVFHPLQSVGSIDSAAILPGITFAIESEEPLLGILRSLAQELGGRPVELSGTDRVLYHASAVMASNYLVTLLDLAAGLWKDFGTREQAVAALLPLVRGAIDNVETIGVPGCLTGPISRGDTGTVNRHLAALRGKSPRALDVYRVLGLNTIPLAVAKGGIDTDQAAIMKELLEINL, encoded by the coding sequence ATGCCGGATAGAGATCTGAAAATCGGATTCACCGGAGCCGGGAAGGTCGCCACGGCGCTGGCGCTCGGTTTGACCGATGCCGGTTATACCGTAAACGCCATCGCCAGCCGTAGCCTGGGTTCGGCCGAAAAACTGGCCGCCAGGCTGCCTTCCGCCGCGGCCGGTATCGATCCCCAATCCGTCGCCGATGCCGCCGACCTGATCTTCATCACCACCCCTGATGCAGCCATACCCGGTGTCGCGGCATCGATCAAGGCGGGTCCCGGTAAAATGGTCTGCCACACCTCGGCGGCGGACCCGGTCGATGTACTCGAACCCCTGCGCCGGCAGGGTGCTGTCACCGGTGTTTTCCACCCCCTGCAAAGCGTAGGGTCGATCGACAGCGCCGCAATTCTTCCCGGCATCACCTTCGCCATCGAGTCCGAAGAGCCGCTGTTGGGGATTTTACGGAGCCTGGCGCAGGAGCTTGGCGGGCGGCCTGTCGAACTGTCCGGCACCGACCGGGTGCTGTACCACGCCTCGGCGGTCATGGCTTCAAATTACCTGGTGACTCTCCTGGATCTCGCCGCCGGTTTGTGGAAAGACTTCGGCACGCGGGAACAAGCTGTGGCCGCTCTGTTGCCGCTGGTCCGGGGCGCCATCGACAATGTAGAGACCATCGGCGTACCGGGTTGCCTCACCGGCCCCATATCGAGGGGCGATACCGGTACGGTAAACCGGCACCTCGCGGCTCTCAGGGGAAAGTCCCCGCGGGCGCTCGATGTCTATCGTGTTCTGGGTCTGAATACCATTCCCCTGGCGGTGGCCAAAGGCGGCATCGACACGGATCAGGCCGCCATAATGAAAGAACTTCTGGAGATCAATCTATGA
- a CDS encoding ATP-binding cassette domain-containing protein, whose protein sequence is MKVYGPIRAVDGLSFNVKQGEVFGMLGPNGAGKTTTVEIIEGLRKPDSGKVTVLGMDASKASNAIKQRIGAQLQTPALMPSLTVEELLVVFSGFYTRTFPINDLLELLSLTESRRVLVKNLSGGQLQRLSVAMALINDPEIAFLDEPTTGLDPQVRRGMWQVIEDMKSKGKTIFLTTHYMEEAERLCDRIAIVDHGKIIALDTPRALINANFKEKAVQFELDPRPSDELLLSFPGAISVATDLNDIVIYSNDIPATMSATLKYAEVQNVTSQLKDLRVRQATLEDVFLKLTGRKIRE, encoded by the coding sequence GTGAAAGTTTACGGACCCATCCGCGCCGTGGACGGTCTCAGTTTCAACGTCAAACAGGGTGAGGTCTTCGGCATGCTGGGTCCCAACGGCGCCGGCAAGACCACAACCGTTGAAATCATCGAGGGGCTCCGTAAACCGGATTCAGGGAAGGTGACCGTCCTTGGCATGGACGCTTCCAAGGCTTCCAACGCCATCAAGCAACGAATCGGCGCCCAGTTGCAAACGCCGGCTCTCATGCCGTCGCTCACCGTCGAAGAACTGCTCGTGGTTTTCAGCGGCTTCTACACGCGTACCTTTCCCATTAACGATCTGCTGGAACTGCTTTCTTTAACCGAAAGCCGCCGCGTGCTGGTCAAGAATCTCTCCGGCGGCCAGTTGCAGCGGTTGTCGGTGGCTATGGCGCTCATCAACGACCCGGAGATCGCCTTTCTCGATGAACCGACCACCGGCCTTGATCCCCAGGTACGTCGTGGTATGTGGCAAGTTATCGAGGACATGAAATCCAAAGGCAAAACCATCTTCCTGACCACGCACTACATGGAAGAGGCGGAGCGCCTGTGCGACCGCATCGCTATCGTCGACCACGGCAAGATCATCGCCCTGGATACCCCCCGCGCCCTTATCAACGCCAATTTCAAGGAAAAGGCGGTTCAATTCGAACTCGATCCGCGGCCGTCGGACGAACTGTTGCTCAGTTTCCCCGGCGCCATCAGCGTGGCGACTGATCTTAATGACATCGTCATATACTCCAACGATATCCCCGCCACCATGTCGGCCACTTTGAAATACGCTGAAGTGCAGAACGTCACTTCCCAACTCAAAGACCTCCGCGTGCGGCAGGCAACCCTGGAAGACGTATTCCTGAAGCTGACCGGGAGGAAGATCCGCGAATGA